The DNA sequence aacgtggaattattcgtctacagtcatgtttgtccagtctcgaataattcgcagccatgacttcctctttctacctattccctttttgccgtcgactctaccctgcatgatgacctgcagaagactatatttatcatttctcagtatgtgtccaaggtatgcagtcttgcgtacttttattgtaataattaatttattgttatactaattatttattataataacacATACCCATTTTTTAATTTGGGAAAAAAGGGCATGGAATGCTTCCTAACAGACTTCGTTCATACAGACGCGATAAAGTTGCGGCAGATTTTTTTCACAAAATGAAAAGCAGAATCGATTGTGGTATTATTATATTGTTCAGAACCCAATAACAATTGTCTGGtgacaaaaatatttacatctcATCAACCTGCACCTCACATATCACCAAAATTATTTCATTATATCTTATTACATTTTTAGGGATTTTTTTCTGGTTTACTTATGTGATAgtactatatttttaaaaataacataCAGTAACTTAtcagaaaagaaactaatttagtATGCAAATTTTAGTACCTGTGCTTGCGCTACAATGGCAATATTGCACCTTTATCTCCTATTTTGTCATCTATTTAGATAAAAAATTGTGCACACCACCAATATATGAAAAATAGGTCATATATGTACATCACGTAATTACATTAATTTGTTGGGGTTCGTTTAAGTTTTGTCCAGTAAATTGCTAATAAAGAGCTTTGACATTATTATAGTGTGATTTTTGTGATATTTATTAACAGTGGACGATTTTATTGAATATGGAATCAGCTTGTGATTCAAAggcaaaaaattaaagatataccATTTATGTATCATActattttctctataattattttcgGCAACAGAATCTTTCTAATACCGTTGACAGTATAGGTGAAATGTCGCTTACAGCAACTATATATTAGAAGTAAAGGGGTGTAAGTGACATCTTTGTAAATATTGAGGAAATTGCGTGGCTGAACTGGAAATCTTTCATTTTATTTGGAGGTAAAGAGATCTAAGCGATAAGTCTAACAGGTGCTGCTTTCTAGCGGCAAGTTACTTAGCCTCCAAGCCATCTGTGAGTAAGACTTGGGAGATAAGAGATACAAGTGCACCTGTAGCCCTGTTCCACTGTGTCAGACTGTTAGTTGAGTTTGTTATCATTTGGGATGGGTAGTGGTATAGCTCCTAAGTAATACTTTAATGTAAACTGCTGCGTTTTACGTTATTATAAACTACAGTGTTTTTACGAAGAGTTCGTTTTGTTTCTTTGCGGAATACGGAGCCAGTGATAGAGGATTTACCTGCTAATGCGTTTCCACCACCAAAGCAGACTTGCAAAAAATTATGATTCTTTGTtaccaataataataataataatgcctaCAGTTACTAAACCGGATAAGaaaaaatggcattaaaaaatCATTGGAATTACAGTGAAGGCTCAACTTTGAACGGCATTTACTCAAAATTTACTTCTTGTCACTTATATCCCTTTACTTCTAGGGTCCTTATATAAAGTGTTAAAAGAAGAAAGATCGGCTGGTATAACTTCACCCAAACCGAGACCAGGTAGaccaaaattattaaaagttgagCTGGATGATTGTATTAAAAATTCTATTTGTAGGATAgtccattcatttttttttttaacaagcaAATACCAACCTTGGATAAAGTTGTACAAGCTATTACAGATGATCCTAATTTGCCCACGATAAGTAGAAtcaaactttggaaagttttaCATGAATTAAACTTGAAATACGAAAATTTGGTAGACAGTCAATGCTTAACGAATCAGAAGAAATTGAATTTTCGAGACGAAAGAGTAcctacgaaaaataaaaaaaaaaaaaaacaggacaGAAAACAAGAATATTTATTGTTTAGATGAAACTTAGATTAATAAACGACATTCTGTAGGAAGAGTTTggaaagataaaaacatataaacaaCTTGAGAAGCATTTCTATAAGGACATTCAACTGGTCTAAAGCAACTATCCAATATGGGTCGTCGTTCGAACAAATGATTGCATTCATACCTAAACattcagttattgtgatggacaatgcaagttaccactccAGATTAGTTGATTGTTTaccaacaaatggaagaaaaatgaAATTGCAACGTGTTTCATATCTTGTTGGTTCAAAGTCCATATTATTGTACCTACCTACCACTCAATAAAACTTATTATCTCTCTCCGAGTCATCGCTGTCCcttttttatgaattttgagaCATTTGTTGATCCTAAAGCAGACTATTTTCGTATAAGTGGCCTTTGTTTTGATGTGGATGCTTAATATAGATCGTCTTCAAATTAGTTCCGTTCTAGTACTACTCCGCTAACACAGTTCTGGGTCATTAGTGTGATTACCAGTTGCTTAAAATCATAAATTCATGTCAGTTCTATGTTTCTAACTTGGTAGTAATATTAAAGGCGGTACTAATATTATCATCCCACCAGGAGTGCTGtactattttttaattcgttagtGTTAAGACGGTGGAACTGGTTCGTTACTAATTGACTTTTAAgtacttcctttttatttttagatttgattTGACACACTTTATAAAAAAGGTACAACCTTATTATTCACCAAGAATTTATTGGACGTTAGCATTTTGAAGGTTTGGCttgtacattttttattattttgtaatagtTGAATTGATAAAGTAATAAATTCTTACATAGGAGTaatgcattatttttaatttttactattccTTTTTCCTTTATAATTTGTGAAGTATAGAtaagaataacaaaagaataagagataataaaatacacaatctattgaaaaatttaaataaattttgcaaacaaattgcataataaaaccttacgaactaatcAGTTTAAGTTGCTggatgtgatacccaaatatatacagtatgatgcaaatgtatggaataaattcattatttcaaaaacagacgacttttaaaaaaaatcttaaaacatgtcaattttaatttttgaatggccatcaactactatatatgtgttggacattacgtcatcagtacggcgtaatgacgtaaacgacgatttttttaaatacaaaccgaggtcatgcgacagctcatttgaaagatccccttatcgcctttgcaacgatataatcatttgaatatttatttctacagggttaaccaaaactattggtttattaatacaattaacgtaggggagagtgttgtaccttgggtcaatttttagtttttatttttttctaaatcctaaaattatatatttgcaaAGTTTATCCAATGTATTAGTTACTTTGTCTATTTGGCTACATGCTTTCTTTTTATTGACACATTTTAAGCTTAGtagttagttaaaaaatatattttagcacGCCCTTGCATGTTGACCCAAGGTACAAACTGGTAATGTACCTTGGACCAGCATATATTGTACCTTGGACCAGCATTATATTGTACCTTGGgtcagttataaaaaaaaatagaacaaatctTGAAATGTTTTATgaatatctcaaaataatcagaacattatgattaactaatgattaatttagtaaataaaaacttatttgacaTTATATCCGCtaaatttataaatacaatataaTTGCGTAAAAAATCATAAGTCTCGGTTGAGTCGTTTATAAACTTATTGGAATCTAGAATTCTACGTAAATATCTAAGTTCATTATTAATTCCACTGTTCAGTATATCggcaacataataaacaaaagatttcTTCCCTGCCACTTTCACTAAAACAAAGTCTCCTTTTTTAATCTCGTTATTTTCAGAtaagtcatatattttttggtcatttaataattcttcttctctaGTTACCAAGTCCTCAAATGTACCTCCATCACTTGAACTTGATTCACTATCATACTTAGCAGCTCTCTTTGGCACATTTTGTATATCTTCTGTGGCTATTTGCTTTGTAACTGCCTGCACTTTCTCAAATGATACCGTCTTTCCCTTTTTAAGCGTAGCTATTTCATCTTTCTCTGGAGTATCGGTAAGTATTCGTGACTTTCCTCTTGCTCTTCCTAACTTCTTTTTGCGAACAGGTGCCTTTGGATAGGGTCGCAACATTTCAGGTGTAATAGAACTTCCTGAAGTTCCTGCTTGACGAATATTTGAGGTAGAAGGAGTAGAGACTTACATTTCATTAACTGTAGTTTTAGTTTTTTCCCCGTCCTGTTCAACATTGACTTGCTCGCGACTGTCAGTAAGCTGGTTTAAAGGACGATCAGTTACATACGAAGACAGAAACTcattatcttcaaaaatgttttcaTTGACGGGATAGAGACCGCTCACCTCAAATCCCTTCTGGATATTAGATGTAGTAAATGCTTTTGGAAATGTCTTACCTGCAAGTTCGGCTATATCGTAAATCGTAATAGGTTGTCCAGGGTGCATAATCATCCACTCACTACAGGCGGTATTATAGTAAGTTTTCATCGGTCCAAAATCTGTTCGATCGAGCGGTTGCATTTTGTGGCTGGTGTGGGGATGAAACGTTATCGGTAGAATTCCATTCTTCTTACAGAAATTAATGACACTTACATTCACGTGGCTATCGTGATTATCCAAAAGTAATATAACTGGATTTTCAACTGTTGGTTTCACATGATTTTTAAAGTGTTGTAGGTATTCcaaaaacaatatttcgtttgaCCAGCCGGACGAATTTGCACCTCCTATAGTTCCAACTGGACAACCTTTTAGCATGTGAGGCTTAAAATTAAccctcggaaatatcatcattggCGGAATATGATTTCCGATTGCATTTATTGAGGCTATCAAGGTTACATTTTGACCTCGCTCTCCACTTGTCATTTGACCTAATTGTTTTATTCCCTTAGGTCCTACAATTTTTGGTGGTACATGGACAGTCGTTAACCCTGTCTCGTCACAATTCCAAAttttttctggggaaaaatctccACGAGACAAAGCTTCTTTGTAGTTCTTAAAAAAGgaagatatatttgttttattgaaggATGTTGATCTGGCCAAACTTGTAGGTTCTGGTTTACGAAGTGATAAATCTTCATGTCTTCTAAGAAACTGCCTCAGCCATTCCTTGTCAGCTATCTTTTTTTGGTCCCAAGAAGGCGGATAAGACTTGTTATTTGCAGTTGCATACTGGTATGCTAAAGTACGAACTTCCATTTTCGTCAAACCATAGTGGAGGCGTGCAGCAGtgagaagatatatttttaactcagcttcctcttctttattaaaaacttgttttaCATTATTGGCAGCAACATAAGAAAATTCTGAAGCCCCCGACTGCCTGAAGGATTTTACGTGCCTGATCAGCGTGGTTTTTGATATGTTATAGCACTTTGCTGCTTCCCTAATTGATAATTCACCACTTATGCATTTATTTGCGGCTGCAGTTAAATCCTGGGCATTTAAATGTGGTCTTTTGATACCCACTTTACTTCTCGGCATTTTAAAATGActatctgaaacaataataaaaggtttttttggtaacagacacaccaattaatttaaataaaagtcaaaataatGTTAATTCGCAATAAGATTGTACCTTGGTCCGGTCCAAGGTACACGACCTACCGGTGACCCAAAGTACACAACGTAACAATTTCagctgttttttgttttctaatattaGGTTATGCGTTTAGACAAAAAATACATTCATGATTATCAAGCGTAAATATATATTGTCCATTACAGTtacagataataataaaatatatatatttacatttgaagCGGATTTTAACAGATAACAAATAGGTAAATAATTTACTTACGatcaaacaaaacacaaaacgctCTGCAAGTCACCACGCTGCAATTTTTTGATAAGTGTATTTAGATGCCATCTACCGCTGATATTATTAAACCACTAATTCAACCAAATCGAAGAGAAATCTGCAGTGGGTAAGAAAGAAAGTCAACTGACCCGAGGTACAACCCGGTCCgaggtacaacactctcccctacaataaatgtttacttaaatacaattaaattacaacaaatgtttaaattgacgaccttcagcaataatacaatgtgaaagatgggcaataaattttttttatgggtttttaatgggtttttattttaagtagatcagaagttatagttgcatgaagagttgcaatattagagttcctccaggtgatactggtatcatcagcaaaaaggaaaatttttgttttgtttttgtattttgaaaaatattgttttcaatgAGAAAAAACaggtcgggcttttataagtctctcaataattttggattgGACCGGTAGTAaagcaataggtctatagttgcagttattcgatttttcaccacccttatgaagaggagtaataatggctgtctttaggcactctggaaatattcctttttcaaaggaatcattaattagtgaaaCCAGGACATCTAACACATTTTTTGGATGATTTAAGAAAATTTCTATGGATAGTCCATTAGAaggtactacaggaagatttgcttttgatactactgattgtttggatcagttcagatatatcaactggtcttataaagaatgaattcgagaccctTCTTGAATTGGGGacataggaaataggatcttgttgtggcaaaatagttgatgttatatttttactcacattaacgaagtatttcATTTAGATtatcagggtttggaagagaaaatgtttgagctgtgttagaactgttttgataagttttagataggttcctctgtacttggagatatattcagtcaCAAcaacgttggtagtaaatttattGATGTatagtagtgaacgcatattcttagCTAATATGCGGATAGCTTTGGTaatccagggtttgtgatgttttgacttaattcgGTACCTCGGAGgcaaaggacactatgtccattttcttactttttcaggagagcagttttaaaattttttaaatttgtaatcagtaaatactccaaagtttcttatatttaaccaaaattaatatattattattgtggtgtgtataatcgtttttcattccatgaagtgttgtatacctgaggtttaccgttcattatttaaaatttttttaaaaatgtgtagttggacatagtgttgtttacctctaacaactttttttaaataatgtggcattgcatgttaaggtccttacgaaataaacaatacaaacacattaaacagcctatactattattttattagaggtaaatattataatgttataataattaagtaaaattatagacgacaagttttaaaagtgttaaagatgctccatatcatcttcatcttcttgtgggtaatcgtttgtggctacatcgctatgtgttaaattttgataaaacgcatgacaaattgacggaacaaaaggcagtaatgcaattaagtcattttacttttgttctgtgattagtaatgggattactgagacttaatttaattgggctggaaacgttacttgctgtcttcgatacctcatgaagtccacttcatacatattttgattattgaaatcggtcttataaaagaactttccaatgtgttcttgttggacttgtaggaaaatacatgttgacagtagaacaaggtctttattaacatttttttttctacgtacaaaaggaggattagatgacaatttcttatcgaacagcgttttgaagtttttgaaatctgcaagttccatattgtgcactgtgtatttacctaaTGTTTGCCTAACTAattgttgccagtcccatggtgttaaaatggccaaattggagagtttctttctttttatttcgattaaagcATTAACAGTGTCtacttccatatgtgtgtgccctttcagtaaaaacttttgagtgatcgtctttatttgcagtatccaaaaatagcacattataatacttatatttttattttgtccatagcagttattggtccaaagagtgatgtcctctacttgactacctagaattgtattgtcagcccatttcaaaattgacgaggcaatttcatttgcacctcgggcccctttcgattcgtcccacattatacagaagaatcactggcattatgtaatgtaaaatttaatatccaaagcttccttttgtagaaactaattcaattgttttttagtggtgaaggcaaacatttttgcaaatcaccagatagtactttgtattttggtgactctttagctattataaagtccaattgttttaagttataccgagttttagattcaattaggtgagcatcatgattAGCCTGTtcactggttagttcatctgcagtaagattattttttaattgagcggtgaatgtactgcatgtatcgcaaatgtctctttcgggcggtttaaacgacaacttgaagtctttattaaaaatatctgcgtacaaccacttttttgctctgagctttggatctacatgtctttcattgcattcatcaatgtacagttgatacatcttttctattgtaagttctgtgcccagataatctctcttactcctttctctggaataaatactctcgtattttgggaatgatttaatatgttgatgtatactatttatggtttcggtaggagttttattggttggcgtgtgtctacctctttgatcagcttttattaaacctcctggctcaatttttttcaacatatttactactactaaattagatatacaaagtgtgtttacaaacataaccttgcacaccttcaatagctgattgttcactgtaaaatggtagtgtagtgtattatttttagatttggtagaatttagatctttttttcttgatcgaagagtaggttggatgtcgaaGAGTGTTAAAcgtggtatatactgcttcatgatcagatagtcctacattaataattgtagagcgtacatgaagatgtgagaaatctgagacaatataatcaattatggtagatgttgttttctTGTAGGATATTTAACCTGCATTGTTAAACCATACGATtcaatatattgaccaaggataattgggtagcagaagcaacagcgtaattaatattcaagtcaccgcatagaatttttctgcttttattgggcaggtcgtctAACACATTTAACAGCTTCTGcaaaaatagttccgtggaagaatcaggtgatctgtaaatgcaaagaatgtatagattaagatttttgttataaatcaaTGAAAACTCAAACAAGGCTTCGTTGGTTTGATTTTCACCATTTCCATAAGGAGAACCATTCTCGTGTAAACTAATTTGTATTTTCTAGCCCTCTCGATAGTGGCATAAATTGAATCTGCTTCTAAATACGAGTGGCGAATTTCCATGAATTTTAAATCGTTCATATCTAGATGTTGTAGTGTATTTATCGCATACAACATGGCTGCTGCCATGTTTTTGCTGCTATTCTGTTATAAGTTATGTTTGACAGTACTAAGAAGTTTTGAAATATACTTCAAGATGCAATTTCAGACGATCCTTTTTCTCCATTTGTTTCGTCCCAGACGTAACAATGTCCGTCACTATTACAATAATCAAATATTGTAATGTTGTAGACAGAAGGTTTGCGTCTGTAGTAGATTTGAGCATCACCGGCACAGGGCACAGATAAAACTGCCTGAAAGTCAAATGAAACAGATCGAAATGTTACACCTTTGTCATCTATCTCTTCATCTTAAGAGTTAGTTTCTCTCTTTTTATGAGCTTGATAGTCATTTTCGAAGGCGGACTTATCtgaagtttttttataaatattgcagAGAGAACACGGATCTTTTTTTGGTTTATAAAAACTTAATGGAGGTTTGTAGCTATTGAAAAGAGATCTATATACAATAGTACACGTGGGTATATTATTCTCCTGGCAAAATTGTCCATGTAATCTGTACAAAATAGAGACATTTAAATCGCACGGTAAGTAAAGCTTCTTTGAGTCTTTTCTGCAATAGTGACTTTACATACGAGGAAATGAATCGATGTGTTCCTTAGCTTTAGCAATTATATTTGCATCTGTAGTATTAGGAGCCGTTAGTATTAGGAggttgcaagagaaacttggtccataataaacgatcttcgaaataaaactaacacagctcaaacattttctgttccaaaccctgaaaatctaaatgaatatttcgttaatgtgaataaaaatatatcaaaagaaAGGTACCCAATTCAagaaaggtctcgaattcattctttataagaccagttgataaatctgaactgatccaaacaatcagtagtatcaaaagcaaatctttctgtagtactgatggactatccataaaaatttttttaaatctcccaaaaaatgtgttggaagtcctggtttcactaattaacgattcctttgaaaaaggtatatttccagagtgcctaaagacagccattattattcctcttcataaaggtggttaaaaatcgaatgtctgcaactatagacctattgccttactaccggtcctatccaaaattattgagagacttataaaagcccaacttctgtcctttctcgttgaaaacaacattttatcacaaagtcagttcggcttttgatctaataaatgtaccagtgatgctatgttttctgtactacatgaggtctataaagcactaaacaataatttttacacTGACActgtttttgtgactatgccaaataactaaattgttattttttaaactttttgcaAGCTTCgttcataaaattgtacaattttcagtgacaataaagcatatttctattctattctaaattaaaaaagtAGCGTTTGTAGATTATGCACCCTTATATATTTTGGCTCTCGGAGATTAGTGAAAGTGACTAATTATATTGGTGTAGTAATTCGAAGGACGCCAGTCAAATTCcctaaaattttgtttttttcaaaaaaatgatTGCTTGTCCTCATAATTTTTTCACATCTTCGTAATAAATCTTTATCACACTCATTTTGTAACATTATACTATTAATCTAAgcaaaataaacataaaacatgtGTAATAGTATATCAGTATCCTTTTTATTTCATAGACAGATTTCTTAGAAGTTACAGAGTCTCTTCTTTCTGCAAACGCCATCTAAGCTTACAGAAAGAGCCATGCTAAAATGTCGTGTTAGATTTTTTTCACCTTGCACACAAAGTTTGTCAATGTCTGAGCGAAATCTCATTTGCTTTTCTCGATATTGTGAGTTTTGaccttttttaacttttatatttgaTTAATAAGTGTTGATTTGTTTCCTAAGATCAAAAATATTCCAATGCTGCACAATAGTATACCATTATCCTTTTTATTTCATATACACATTTCCTTTACAGAGCTCTTTCTACAAACCCCATTTAAGCTTACAGAAAGAGTCATACCAAAATTTCATTTTACAAATATTTGTATCTTTCTTCCGAATTTTCTCTGAAACGATTGCTTGAAATGTTCTTTTACTACATTGGTATGTCTGAGAGTTTCGTTTCGCCAGTTAcagaaaaaatgttgaaaaattattggtttgttaaaaaatatgtattttcaaagtacgaaaaaggattgaatatttaaatgacacgaaaataatttataaacacaCTACAAACGCTGTGAATTGTGAGCACAAACGTACAAAATTGCTAGAAGGTGAATCAATTACAGACCATCTTCCTATGGCCGACTgtatctatattatatatatatatatatatatatatatatatatatatatatatatatatatatatatatatatatatataataaaaactttttttattccCTGGATTTGTCggtctgttgtaaataaaaatacttaactattgcttaaacgtttcggcaattag is a window from the Diabrotica undecimpunctata isolate CICGRU chromosome 10, icDiaUnde3, whole genome shotgun sequence genome containing:
- the LOC140451717 gene encoding uncharacterized protein, which encodes MEVRTLAYQYATANNKSYPPSWDQKKIADKEWLRQFLRRHEDLSLRKPEPTSLARSTSFNKTNISSFFKNYKEALSRGDFSPEKIWNCDETGLTTVHVPPKIVGPKGIKQLGQMTSGERGQNVTLIASINAIGNHIPPMMIFPRVNFKPHMLKGCPVGTIGGANSSGWSNEILFLEYLQHFKNHVKPTVENPVILLLDNHDSHVNVSVINFCKKNGILPITFHPHTSHKMQPLDRTDFGPMKTYYNTACSEWMIMHPGQPITIYDIAELAGKTFPKAFTTSNIQKGFEVSGLYPVNENIFEDNEFLSSYVTDRPLNQLTDSREQVNVEQDGEKTKTTVNEM